From a single Brassica napus cultivar Da-Ae chromosome C9, Da-Ae, whole genome shotgun sequence genomic region:
- the LOC106424501 gene encoding NDR1/HIN1-like protein 6: protein MIQNLSSLKLLKDSTKKTKCCLSLSHSSRSLSLSISKYLFCVLRSEHRHKLKMTDRVFPASKPPTATTNGVPPGAALAPPPPAPTAVNGNGMSNQKPQVYIPANRPVYRPQPYSRHHHHQSRPSCRRVCCCCCFWSILIFLLLALMAAIAATAVYVIYHPRPPSFSVPSLRISRVNLTTASDTSVSHLSSFFNFTLLSENPNQHLTFSYNPFAVTVKSAKSGETLANGTVPGFFSDNKNKRTFRGVIATSTSARELDPEEARRLKSDLTRARVGLEIEMRTKVKMQMGKVKSEGVEIKVTCRGFEGTVPKGKTPTVATSKQSKCKSDLSVKVWKWSF from the coding sequence atgatACAAAACTTATCAAGTTTAAAGCTATTAAAAGAttccacaaaaaaaactaagtgttgtctctctctatctcactcgtcccgctctctctctctctctatatctaAATATCTGTTTTGCGTGCTCAGATCTGAACATAGACATAAACTGAAGATGACTGACCGAGTCTTCCCTGCTTCCAAGCCACCAACCGCCACCACTAATGGAGTTCCACCCGGTGCTGCCTTAGCACCTCCTCCTCCTGCTCCAACTGCCGTTAACGGTAACGGCATGTCTAACCAGAAACCTCAAGTCTACATTCCAGCTAACCGCCCCGTTTACCGTCCACAGCCTTACAGTCGCCATCACCACCACCAATCCCGCCCAAGCTGCCGGCGAGTTTGCTGCTGCTGTTGTTTCTGGTCCATCTTAATCTTCCTACTCCTCGCTCTCATGGCCGCAATAGCCGCCACCGCCGTGTACGTGATCTACCACCCTCGTCCTCCGTCGTTCTCCGTCCCGTCGCTTCGAATCAGCCGCGTGAACCTCACCACCGCGTCTGATACTTCTGTCTCCCACCTCTCTTCGTTCTTCAACTTCACTCTGCTCTCCGAGAATCCCAACCAGCACCTAACCTTCTCCTACAACCCCTTCGCCGTCACCGTCAAGTCCGCGAAATCGGGGGAGACGCTCGCGAACGGCACCGTCCCTGGCTTCTTTAGCGATAACAAGAACAAGAGGACGTTTCGCGGCGTGATCGCGACGTCTACGTCGGCGCGTGAGCTGGATCCGGAAGAAGCTCGGCGTCTGAAGTCGGATCTGACGAGGGCGCGCGTGGGGTTGGAGATAGAGATGAGGACGAAGGTGAAAATGCAAATGGGGAAGGTGAAGAGCGAAGGAGTGGAGATCAAAGTGACGTGTCGAGGATTCGAAGGGACAGTACCTAAAGGTAAAACTCCGACCGTGGCGACCTCGAAACAAAGTAAGTGTAAGTCTGATCTGAGTGTCAAGGTCTGGAAGTGGAGTTTTTGA
- the LOC106424556 gene encoding LOW QUALITY PROTEIN: receptor-like protein 18 (The sequence of the model RefSeq protein was modified relative to this genomic sequence to represent the inferred CDS: deleted 2 bases in 2 codons): protein MKICSSLFPFSNMKGSVKSISLIPISFCFLFLFRDEFAVPARHLCHPQQREAILELKNEFQIQKPCFDRTVSWVNNSDCCSWDGIRCDATFGDVIELNLSGNCIYGQLNSKSTILRFQSLPFLATLDLSNNYFSGNVPSSLGNLSKLTTLDLSKNAFNGEIPSSLGNLYNLTILNLSQNKLIGKIPPSLGNLSYLTDLTLCANNLVGEIPYSLANVSHHLTFLSICENSFSGEIPSFLGNFSHLTLLDLSANNFVGEIPSSFGRLKHLTDLSAEENELSGNFPVTLLNLTKLLYLSLDDNQFTGMLPPNISSLSNLEIFYIRGNAFTGTLPSSLFSIPSLTYVDLKYNQLNGTLEFGNVSLLSSELVDLRLGNNNFVGSIPRSISKLVNLRTLDLSHLNTQGSVVDLSILWNLKSLEELDISDLNTATAIDLNAILSRFKWLDKLNLTGNHVTYEKRSSFSDPPLLRELYLSGCGITTEFPGFIRTQHNMWRLDISNNKIKGQVPGWLWELSNSFYLNLSNNTFTSFESPKKLRQSSSLDYFSGASNNFTGRIPSFICELRSLTVLDLSNNIFNGSFPLGKFSSVLQALNLRQNRLSGRLTSLDIGHNKLVGKLPRSLINSSSLEVLNVESNIFNDTFPSWLSSLPELQVLVLRSNAFHGPIHQTRFSKLRIIDISHNRFNGTSPSNFFLNWTAMHSIGKDGDQSYGQYMGTSYYSDSIVLMNKGIEIELVRILTIYTALDFSENEFEGVIPSSIGLLKELHVLNLSGNAYTGHIPSSMGNLSSLESLDLSKNKLTGEIPQELGNLSYLSYMNFSHNQLVGLVPGGTQFRTQPCSSFKDNLGLYGPSLEEVCVDHIHGKTSQPSEMSKEEEDGQEEVISWIAAAIGFIPGIAFGFTMGYIMVSYKPEWFINPFGGTKRRRISTTRR from the exons ATGAAAATATGTTCTTCACTGTTTCCATTTTCGAATATGAAAGGCTCTGTGAAATCAATTAGTCTCATTCCTATTTCcttttgtttcctcttcttaTTTCGTGATGAGTTTGCGGTTCCTGCTAGGCACTTGTGCCATCCTCAACAAAGGGAAGCAATTCTGGAGTTGAAGAACGAGTTCCAGATTCAGAAGCCTTGTTTTGACCGGACGGTGTCATGGGTGAATAACAGCGACTGCTGTTCTTGGGATGGTATCAGATGCGATGCCACTTTTGGGGATGTGATCGAGCTGAACCTTAGTGGCAACTGCATCTATGGCCAGCTCAATTCCAAAAGTACTATTCTGAGGTTTCAAAGCCTTCCTTTTTTAGCAACTCTGGACCTTTCAAACAATTATTTCAGTGGTAACGTTCCATCTTCGCTTGGAAATCTTTCTAAGCTAACCACTCTTGATCTTTCG AAAAATGCTTTCAACGGAGAAATCCCATCTTCACTTGGAAACCTTTATAACCTCACCATTCTCAATCTCTCCCAGAACAAACTTATTGGTAAAATCCCACCTTCACTTGGAAACCTTTCGTATCTCACCGATCTTACACTTTGTGCTAACAACTTGGTTGGTGAAATTCCATACTCACTTGCAAACGTTTCTCATCATCTCACCTTTCTTAGTATATGCGAAAACAGTTTTTCTGGTGAAATTCCATCATTCTTGGGAAATTTTTCACATCTGACCTTACTCGATCTCTCAGCAAACAATTTCGTCGGTGAAATCCCATCTTCTTTCGGCAGATTGAAACATCTCACCGACTTATCCGCTGAAGAGAACGAGCTTAGTGGTAACTTTCCTGTTACGCTactaaatctaacaaaattgTTATATCTATCACTCGATGACAACCAGTTCACAGGCATGCTTCCACCCAACATAAGCTCGCTCTCCAACCTGGAGATCTTTTACATACGTGGGAACGCTTTTACTGGAACTCTTCCTTCTTCCCTCTTTAGCATCCCTTCTTTGACTTACGTTGATTTGAAATATAACCAACTAAACGGTACTCTTGAGTTCGGGAACGTATCTTTATTATCATCAGAGCTAGTAGATCTACGCCTTGGGAATAACAACTTCGTGGGATCGATTCCCAGATCCATCTCCAAATTAGTCAACCTTCGTACACTTGACCTTTCGCATCTCAACACCCAAGGCTCAGTAGTTGACCTTAGCATTCTCTGGAACCTCAAGTCACTAGAAGAACTCGACATCTCCGACTTGAACACCGCCACTGCGATTGACTTGAATGCTATCTTATCACGTTTCAAGTGGCTAGATAAACTGAATCTCACGGGAAACCACGTTACGTATGAAAAGAGAAGTTCATTTTCAGATCCTCCGTTATTAAGAGAGCTGTACTTGTCAGGATGCGGAATCACCACCGAGTTTCCAGGGTTCATACGAACTCAACACAACATGTGGAGACTAGACATTTCCAACAACAAAATCAAAGGTCAAGTCCCTGGATGGTTATGGGAGCTATCAAACTCTTTC TACCTGAATCTCTCCAACAACACTTTCACCAGCTTCGAAAGTCCGAAAAAACTCCGGCAATCATCTTCTCTGGATTACTTTTCCGGCGCCAGCAACAATTTCACGGGCAGGATCCCCAGTTTCATATGCGAGTTGCGCTCTCTCACCGTTCTCGATTTATCCAACAACATATTCAACGGTTCATTCCCACTCGGAAAGTTCAGCAGTGTTCTCCAAGCTCTGAATCTTAGACAAAATCGTCTAAGCGGACGTCTAACGTCTTTGGACATCGGTCATAACAAACTGGTGGGAAAGCTTCCAAGATCTTTAATCAATAGTTCTTCTCTTGAAGTTTTGAATGTGGAAAGCAACATATTCAACGACACGTTTCCATCCTGGTTGAGTTCTCTCCCCGAGCTACAAGTTCTTGTCCTTCGCTCCAATGCGTTCCATGGACCGATACATCAAACTCGGTTTTCTAAACTGCGGATCATCGATATATCGCATAATCGCTTCAATGGAACGTCGCCATCGAACTTCTTTCTGAACTGGACAGCAATGCACTCTATTGGAAAAGATGGAGATCAATCTTACGGACAGTACATGGGTACAAGCTACTATTCCGATTCAATAGTTTTGATGAATAAAGGCATAGAGATTGAGTTGGTACGCATCTTAACAATCTACACCGCACTAGACTTTTCGGAGAACGAATTTGAAGGAGTGATTCCATCGTCCATCGGTTTATTGAAAGAGCTTCACGTGCTCAACTTATCAGGCAATGCTTACACCGGCCACATCCCATCGTCTATGGGGAACCTCTCGTCTCTCGAGTCACTGGACCTTTCCAAAAACAAGCTTACGGGAGAAATTCCACAAGAGCTAGGGAACCTCTCGTACCTTTCTTACATGAACTTCTCTCATAACCAGCTTGTGGGGCTAGTGCCAGGGGGCACTCAGTTTCGAACGCAGCCCTGCAGTTCTTTCAAGGACAACCTGGGACTTTATGGCCCTTCGCTTGAAGAAGTTTGTGTAGATCATATCCACGGGAAAACATCACAACCGTCTGAAAtgtcaaaggaagaagaagatggtcaagAGGAGGTGATAAGTTGGATAGCAGCTGCAATTGGTTTCATACCTGGTATTGCATTTGGATTCACGATGGGATACATAATGGTTTCCTACAAACCAGAATGGTTTATCAACCCTTTTGGTGGAACCAAACGCAGAAGGATAAGCACCACACGTCGTTAA